Within Cyprinus carpio isolate SPL01 chromosome A7, ASM1834038v1, whole genome shotgun sequence, the genomic segment ttggtAAATTTACACTTAGGCTATGAGTGTGAAATTTGGTCAATagaataagtaaattaattaagtATAAGTACTGTTTCTCTTGGTCAGGATAGTCTGTAATCCCAAAGAGTACATTTTCCCATAGAAGTGAAAAAGGTCTTAAACTCTGAATATTTTCACTAATAAATTATTGAACCTTACACCATAGTGTAGATGAGTATGTACAGTGCCAAAGTAAGTGCAAGGCAGTTTCCTcgtattcattataaaaaatacaatttacatttattcctttttaatttttttgtaaaataatgatttgctggataaattttacaaataagcttataagaaacttctttaatctTATTTCTAAGATGATATTTCTGTGGTAACAACAACAGTTTTCTCCAGCAAATCATTTTTCCGTTCAATAAAGAGACCCAATGTGACAAAACATAAAGGTTCTTTTGGAAAAGAGTACGGATagctcttttattatttttgggatttactgaaaaacacatttttaccaaTGTAAGTTTTAGTAACATCAAAAGACACTGAATCAGGACCTGAAGGGATTGAACTAATACCATTGGTAACTGGCATTTTACAAGAAAGGAATTCATCATAAGAAAAGAGTGTTCCTTCTTTATTATATAACTGACTAACCAATTTAATATCGTTGTTAAACCAGTTCCTAAAGAAAAGAGATTTATGTTTGTAAAGAATGTTTCTATTATTCCAGATGAAATAGCGATGCGGAGAAAGATTATGCTTATATATTAATGACCAAGATAGGAGGACTTGTTTGTGGAAGGCAGATAACTTAATTACACATGAAAACAAAGAATTCCAGTCTATGGTTCCAGTTCACGTTTTCATGCCCTTCAATCGCGAACTTCCCTGCGTCTCGTTTACTCGGACGTACGTCATTGGTCAcgttgcatgagtgcccactactGGCGGAACCactgatcttttattttgtaatgaaaatgaaatatccGGTGTATTATCGTCGCTTACTTCATTGCCAATACTTATATTGACACATGGCGGAATAAGGGAATATCTGATGTCCTCTCTCACCGGTCATGAGGAGGTGTAGAGTGACCGTGTCAGTGTGAGATGTCTACTGGTTGTCTTATTCTTCACAGATTTGATCATGTCGGCGCGCCAAGGGGAAGTGGGTGATCTGGGCAGCAAGAGTAAAGAGCAGCTCTTGGAGATGCTGTCGAGACAAGAAAAGTTACTGTCTAATAAGTAAGTGATTTCCCCCCTACTTTTCCCCATTTTATTTTAGCCTGAATATATATAGTTAATGATGTGTATAGCTAAATTGGGATTTAAGATTACGTaagttatatgtaatataaatgaaattgTTGCTTTGTTAAAGTGATTAATCAATTGTGTGCAACATGGTCACTGTTATTTTCccgtttattactgtgaagcattctgtattgtataaaatgctgtataaataaatacgaTTAAATATGATCTGTACTTTTACAATCTCTTCAGGAGATTCATTCAGACCCTTCCAGATAAGGGAAAGAAGATTGCCGGCTTTGTGGAGAAAGTGCACCTTGCACTTGGACatgtggaggaggaggagagaaaacAAGCAAGTTTAATCTCTCTCCGGATAGAGTTTCAGAGTAAATATCAGCATGCCCTTGCCAAGCGAAGCACAGAGACGCATTTGGACTCCAATTTGGACATGATTATCCCATCCCATGACAGAAACAAAGCCAATGTCAATATCGATGCGGCTAACATAAAAGAAAATGGTGGTTTGTTGGGCCAAGAGGAGTCTTTGTCATCCCAGCCGGAGGCTGCTGAAACACTAGAAACAGCCGGTGGGAATTCAGCAGCCTCACTGATGAAAGAGCTTGTGGTGGCATTTGGACAAGTAACTCTTGATGAAAGTAACAATGGCTCCAACCAAGACACCATTAAAACCCTGCTTCCTAGTAAGCAACAGAAGAAACCACATTACATAGAAGTTCTGGAGAAGACAGAGAAAAGTGTGAATATGAGGAAGCCCAGATTCAAACCAAACCAGTGAGTGGAACTACACGGTCATTGCatggctttgttttttgtttgttttgaaaataagatgaaatttaatacattaaaagggacagttcacacaaaagtgAAATTTTGGTCATCGTTAGAAGATCAAAAATTGTCTTAAAGAGGCACTGTAAAATGAATCTGAATTAATCAAGTGGTTAAATCCAAGTCTTGCAAAGAGCTAAGATTGCTTCATAGGTTTTTATTTCCATCTAAACAATGATTGATACACATAGAGCACATTACATATGGAAAGCATGGAAGCTCACATGTGCATGCATGATGTACAAGAACGAATGAGGTTTGTTCTACCGTGTGATGCACACACAAGCTTACATGTTTACTAGGTGTGATGCGCTCTACATACGTGTTTATAGGTGAATAAAAGCCCAATTTAAATCTGTTCATATAAAGTGATTATATCTCTTCACAGCACATGGATTACCTGGACTTTCAATGGGGGTTCAGAAACCTCtcaagttatattaaaaatatcttaatttgtgttttgaagatgaaccaAAGTTTTacagggttggaacgacatgagggtgtaaGTCACGTTGGataaaattgtttgtgttttatttaggtTAGCTGTAAAATCTGAGTCTTCATCACCTAGTCTGGCCTCTGGCAGCATCACACCACTTACAGCAGAGGCCAGAAGACAACGAGACCGAAAACACCTGGATGACATCACTGCGGCTAAGCTTTCACCCCTGCACCACAGTCCTGCCCAGCTGCTGTCATTAGAGGAGTCAGCTGACCTTCTGCAAGAGCAGACAAGAAAACACCTGGTAGGTTGAAGATGTCTTGCTTATAGCAGACCCAGAGAAATTAAGAAGAAACTTGAATGACCAAAGtgataaatgacatttcaaagcGTCTGAGGTctcaaaaaatcacaaaagcttCAACTATTCAAGCTTCAACACCCACAAAAGCTTCAACTATTGTTGAGATGTTGAGAGGAAGTACTACTTGAATACTCCTGGCAGAGAGTACAAAACCTATAAATGTTAGGGTCACACTTGTGTGTGGATGTTTCTACCTCATTCTGTATTCATTATTCATGTAGTACATTCATGTAATTGCGTATACTGTTCATTTCAGGAGTTGCAGGCCAAACAAGCTGCCCAGAAGCTGGCAGATGGTCTGAGTTTCAAGACGGAGAATTACAACCCAGAAGGAGGCCCACTGGCATCCTACAGAGAGGAGCATGATGATGGGGCCCAGCTTTCCTCAGAGGAGGACTGATTGTGGGGCCCTAGAGGGAGGGCAATGGCTTGTTAATGTGTTTGGCCCCTTGCCCTGGACCAGATCTAGGCCTAGAGCCCATGCTTCAGGACCCTGGAGAGAGGCTTTCAGCCCAAGGACAAGAGAAGAGCTCTTCATGAACTGCACTGACAATGTCTTAGATTCTGCCTTTGAAGATACATAACAGCAGGTTGAATCAAGTTGAGAATTATTGTGTGAAAACTGACCGTTTTTGCATGTGGaaatgtttctgttcaacagtaaCAGATTATTTTGGCAAACTAATGCCAAAAACCTGATACCTCGGCAGGTCCACACCTGTTGTCTTGTATAGAATAATATAATTACTTATACTTACCAGCCATACCTTCAAGGGTGTAGTTCATGTGTTATTATGAAGATAGTAatagaatatttttgtattatctttcttaatgtttatttaaaaacccCTCTGAACTGACAATTTTTAGCTTGTGATTGGTTCTTTGAATCGGATAACAGAAACCGCAGTTTCATAAACTAAAGGTGGAAGCACTTAATGTTTTGTCACTTGAGTGCAACAGCCTGGGAAA encodes:
- the LOC109113682 gene encoding DNA-directed RNA polymerase II subunit GRINL1A-like; protein product: MSARQGEVGDLGSKSKEQLLEMLSRQEKLLSNKRFIQTLPDKGKKIAGFVEKVHLALGHVEEEERKQASLISLRIEFQSKYQHALAKRSTETHLDSNLDMIIPSHDRNKANVNIDAANIKENGGLLGQEESLSSQPEAAETLETAGGNSAASLMKELVVAFGQVTLDESNNGSNQDTIKTLLPSKQQKKPHYIEVLEKTEKSVNMRKPRFKPNQLAVKSESSSPSLASGSITPLTAEARRQRDRKHLDDITAAKLSPLHHSPAQLLSLEESADLLQEQTRKHLELQAKQAAQKLADGLSFKTENYNPEGGPLASYREEHDDGAQLSSEED